A window of Ranitomeya variabilis isolate aRanVar5 chromosome 2, aRanVar5.hap1, whole genome shotgun sequence contains these coding sequences:
- the LOC143809346 gene encoding mitochondrial ornithine transporter 1-like isoform X3 gives MQAFPSLYRGFVDCAVRTYHTEGLRGLYQGTVPALLANVSENAVLFACYGFCQNLVCHLLGMQDPSQLRDYHKATAGSLASVVSSLVLCPTELVKCRMQTLHEMRISGHKAVPAKSTSYSIVSDIVKTEGVCGLFRGLSSTWLREIPGYFFFFGGYELSSSILNRNSQDQPGALVVTVSGGVGGAFFWLSVYPVDSVKSRIQVLSLASGSFLISFLHILKTEGLLTLYNGLMPTIIRSFPSNAALFLAYEMTKRTLTEWSSNQN, from the exons ATGCAGGCTTTCCCATCTTTGTATCGAGGTTTTGTGGACTGCGCCGTGAGGACTTACCACACAGAGGGATTGCGCGGGTTGTATCAAGGCACTGTACCTGCTTTGTTGGCCAATGTATCAGAAAATGCAGTGCTGTTTGCATGCTATGGCTTTTGTCAAaatcttgtgtgtcatctcctgggGATGCAAGATCCGTCACAGCTTAG AGACTACCACAAGGCTACTGCAGGCTCTTTAGCTTCTGTCGTCTCCTCGCTCGTCCTTTGTCCAACTGAACTGGTCAAGTGTCGCATGCAAACCCTGCATGAAATGCGAATATCTGGACACAAGGCCGTGCCAGCCAAGAG CACATCATATTCCATTGTTTCTGATATCGTAAAAACAGAAGGTGTTTGTGGCCTTTTCCGAGGACTCAGCAGCACGTGGCTGCGGGAAATTCCAGGGTATTTCTTCTTTTTTGGTGGCTATGAGCTGAGTAGCAGTATTCTAAATCGAAACTCCCAAGATCAGCCAG GTGCGCTAGTGGTCACTGTGAGTGGCGGTGTCGGTGGGGCTTTTTTTTGGCTGTCTGTATATCCAGTGGATTCTGTGAAGTCAAGAATTCAGGTTTTATCCTTGGCATCTGGAAGTTTCCTTATCTCCTTCCTGCATATCTTGAAGACAGAAG GACTCCTCACTCTATACAATGGACTAATGCCCACCATCATCAGGTCATTCCCCTCCAACGCTGCTCTTTTCTTGGCCTATGAAATGACGAAGAGGACTCTTACAGAATGGTCATCTAACCAGAACTGA
- the LOC143809346 gene encoding mitochondrial ornithine transporter 1-like isoform X2: MSPDQSHPSHLIQVLINSTSGAMGGVACVFSGQPFDTVKVKMQAFPSLYRGFVDCAVRTYHTEGLRGLYQGTVPALLANVSENAVLFACYGFCQNLVCHLLGMQDPSQLRDYHKATAGSLASVVSSLVLCPTELVKCRMQTLHEMRISGHKAVPAKSTSYSIVSDIVKTEGVCGLFRGLSSTWLREIPGCASGHCEWRCRWGFFLAVCISSGFCEVKNSGFILGIWKFPYLLPAYLEDRRTPHSIQWTNAHHHQVIPLQRCSFLGL; this comes from the exons ATGTCTCCTGATCAAAGCCATCCGTCACATTTAATACAGGTTTTGATTAATTCGACATCAGGAGCAATGG GTGGTGTCGCATGTGTTTTCAGTGGACAGCCCTTTGACACCGTCAAGGTTAAGATGCAGGCTTTCCCATCTTTGTATCGAGGTTTTGTGGACTGCGCCGTGAGGACTTACCACACAGAGGGATTGCGCGGGTTGTATCAAGGCACTGTACCTGCTTTGTTGGCCAATGTATCAGAAAATGCAGTGCTGTTTGCATGCTATGGCTTTTGTCAAaatcttgtgtgtcatctcctgggGATGCAAGATCCGTCACAGCTTAG AGACTACCACAAGGCTACTGCAGGCTCTTTAGCTTCTGTCGTCTCCTCGCTCGTCCTTTGTCCAACTGAACTGGTCAAGTGTCGCATGCAAACCCTGCATGAAATGCGAATATCTGGACACAAGGCCGTGCCAGCCAAGAG CACATCATATTCCATTGTTTCTGATATCGTAAAAACAGAAGGTGTTTGTGGCCTTTTCCGAGGACTCAGCAGCACGTGGCTGCGGGAAATTCCAGG GTGCGCTAGTGGTCACTGTGAGTGGCGGTGTCGGTGGGGCTTTTTTTTGGCTGTCTGTATATCCAGTGGATTCTGTGAAGTCAAGAATTCAGGTTTTATCCTTGGCATCTGGAAGTTTCCTTATCTCCTTCCTGCATATCTTGAAGACAGAAG GACTCCTCACTCTATACAATGGACTAATGCCCACCATCATCAGGTCATTCCCCTCCAACGCTGCTCTTTTCTTGGCCTATGA
- the LOC143809346 gene encoding mitochondrial ornithine transporter 1-like isoform X1 — MSPDQSHPSHLIQVLINSTSGAMGGVACVFSGQPFDTVKVKMQAFPSLYRGFVDCAVRTYHTEGLRGLYQGTVPALLANVSENAVLFACYGFCQNLVCHLLGMQDPSQLRDYHKATAGSLASVVSSLVLCPTELVKCRMQTLHEMRISGHKAVPAKSTSYSIVSDIVKTEGVCGLFRGLSSTWLREIPGYFFFFGGYELSSSILNRNSQDQPGALVVTVSGGVGGAFFWLSVYPVDSVKSRIQVLSLASGSFLISFLHILKTEGLLTLYNGLMPTIIRSFPSNAALFLAYEMTKRTLTEWSSNQN, encoded by the exons ATGTCTCCTGATCAAAGCCATCCGTCACATTTAATACAGGTTTTGATTAATTCGACATCAGGAGCAATGG GTGGTGTCGCATGTGTTTTCAGTGGACAGCCCTTTGACACCGTCAAGGTTAAGATGCAGGCTTTCCCATCTTTGTATCGAGGTTTTGTGGACTGCGCCGTGAGGACTTACCACACAGAGGGATTGCGCGGGTTGTATCAAGGCACTGTACCTGCTTTGTTGGCCAATGTATCAGAAAATGCAGTGCTGTTTGCATGCTATGGCTTTTGTCAAaatcttgtgtgtcatctcctgggGATGCAAGATCCGTCACAGCTTAG AGACTACCACAAGGCTACTGCAGGCTCTTTAGCTTCTGTCGTCTCCTCGCTCGTCCTTTGTCCAACTGAACTGGTCAAGTGTCGCATGCAAACCCTGCATGAAATGCGAATATCTGGACACAAGGCCGTGCCAGCCAAGAG CACATCATATTCCATTGTTTCTGATATCGTAAAAACAGAAGGTGTTTGTGGCCTTTTCCGAGGACTCAGCAGCACGTGGCTGCGGGAAATTCCAGGGTATTTCTTCTTTTTTGGTGGCTATGAGCTGAGTAGCAGTATTCTAAATCGAAACTCCCAAGATCAGCCAG GTGCGCTAGTGGTCACTGTGAGTGGCGGTGTCGGTGGGGCTTTTTTTTGGCTGTCTGTATATCCAGTGGATTCTGTGAAGTCAAGAATTCAGGTTTTATCCTTGGCATCTGGAAGTTTCCTTATCTCCTTCCTGCATATCTTGAAGACAGAAG GACTCCTCACTCTATACAATGGACTAATGCCCACCATCATCAGGTCATTCCCCTCCAACGCTGCTCTTTTCTTGGCCTATGAAATGACGAAGAGGACTCTTACAGAATGGTCATCTAACCAGAACTGA